A stretch of Phragmites australis chromosome 12, lpPhrAust1.1, whole genome shotgun sequence DNA encodes these proteins:
- the LOC133886184 gene encoding UV-B-induced protein At3g17800, chloroplastic-like, which translates to MQGNILNWKSKCATKKLWTTAAGAKPDGSEFESVDAPLEPQTWEGSFLCGLLKSQPHIFLVAAAKQLQELSNQREDTLNRWEHSIGSKGDCLHRRIAEMKEQECQPAIEDIMYMLIVYKFFKIEVPMVPNLSKLISNRRLQLWPPRETDLESIHGPEVLELIREHLTSIIRWVHRNGPKINRSTLRIKRLQFGRIYSASIMYGYFLKSVSIRHRLQLTLTHSEEILPPIQFLNAQFTSPQKQEQEEAVGGSGETSSSWKPSSVVNLHDLKGYMMGFDPKTLQLCAKLRSCEASNLIEKHSWALIGENMVLPQENNEAVILDPSTLKRLLLEAIAFGSFLWDVEDYVDEIYKLSDS; encoded by the exons ATGCAGGGGAATATTTTGAATTGGAAATCGAAATGCGCAACTAAGAAGTTATGGACTACAGCAGCTGGTGCAAAACCTGATGGTTCTGAATTTGAAAGTGTGGATGCACCACTTGAGCCCCAAACATGGGAAGGGAGTTTCTTGTGTGGTTTGTTGAAGAGCCAGCCACATATTTTTCTAGTTGCTGCAGCAAAGCAACTGCAAGAACTGTCTAATCAAAGAGAAGACACCTTGAATCGCTGGGAACACAGTATTGGTTCTAAAGGGGACTGCCTTCACAG GAGGATTGCTGAAATGAAGGAGCAAGAGTGTCAGCCTGCTATTGAGGACATCATGTATATGCTGATTGTTTATAAGTTTTTCAAGATTGAAGTTCCAATGGTTCCAAATCTATCGAAACTCATCAGCAACAGAAGATTACAACTATGGCCACCAAGGGAGACAGATCTTGAATCCATTCACGGACCTGAGGTGCTAGAACTAATTAGGGAACACTTGACCAGCATTATCAGATGGGTGCACAGAAATGGTCCCAAGATCAATCGCTCGACACTTCGTATTAAAAGACTGCAATTTGGTCGGATATATTCCGCTTCAATAATGTATGGGTACTTTCTGAAATCTGTCAGCATCAGGCATCGTTTGCAGCTGACTCTCACTCATTCTGAAGAAATTTTACCTCCAATTCAGTTTCTGAATGCTCAATTTACTAGTCCCCAGAAACAAGAACAGGAAGAGGCCGTTGGAGGTTCTGGGGAAACATCATCTTCCTGGAAACCAAGCTCCGTTGTCAACCTGCATGACTTGAAGGGTTACATGATGGGCTTTGATCCAAAGACCTTGCAGCTCTGTGCGAAGCTGCGCTCTTGCGAAGCTTCTAATCTCATCGAGAAGCACAGCTGGGCACTTATCGGAGAGAACATGGTACTTCCCCAAGAGAACAATGAAGCGGTTATACTTGATCCTTCAACCCTAAAAAGATTGTTGCTTGAAGCCATTGCATTCGGTTCCTTCCTTTGGGATGTGGAAGATTATGTGGACGAGATTTATAAGCTGTCGGATAGCTGA
- the LOC133886185 gene encoding rapid alkalinization factor 23-like, translated as MEEGKLILLSRAWAAASLLLLLLLQGRGGHCISQGMEMEMEMEMDSEAHRRQLWEATTGRRYISYDALRGDVVPCSRPGVPYYNCRITTTANPYNRGCESITMCRDAADP; from the coding sequence ATGGAAGAGGGCAAACTGATCTTGCTCTCAAGGGCATGGGCAGCGGCAtcgctcctgctgctgctgctcctccagGGGAGAGGAGGCCACTGCATCAGCCAGggcatggagatggagatggagatggagatggactCAGAGGCTCACCGGAGGCAGCTCTGGGAGGCGACCACCGGCAGGAGGTACATCAGCTACGACGCCCTGAGGGGCGACGTCGTGCCGTGCTCGAGGCCCGGGGTGCCGTACTACAACTGCAGGATCACGACCACCGCCAACCCCTACAACAGGGGGTGCGAGAGCATCACCATGTGCAGGGATGCGGCAGATCCCTAG